A single window of Halobacillus naozhouensis DNA harbors:
- a CDS encoding DMT family transporter: MSWIFLLLAGVGEMSGMLFLKLSEGFRKRIPTILAIVSGGLSLYFLSLSLKDLPIGTAYGIWTGIGSVGTVLIGILLFKEKANVKRLFFVSCIVIGVVGLKLVS, translated from the coding sequence ATGTCATGGATCTTTTTACTTCTTGCTGGAGTGGGAGAAATGTCCGGGATGCTATTCCTCAAACTATCAGAAGGATTCCGCAAGCGAATTCCTACTATATTGGCTATCGTTTCAGGCGGACTAAGCCTATACTTTCTTTCCTTGTCGCTTAAAGATCTTCCCATCGGTACGGCTTATGGAATCTGGACAGGAATAGGCTCTGTTGGAACCGTACTGATTGGCATATTATTATTTAAAGAAAAAGCTAATGTAAAACGACTATTTTTTGTCAGTTGTATCGTGATTGGTGTTGTCGGTTTAAAGCTAGTTTCATAA